CCGACTTCAGATAGTTCTTATAATAAAGCCATGCTTGGCAACCCCTCTGTAACATTTTTGACGTGGTATCCGCCATGATGACGGACGCAAAAGCTGCATGCGCAGTCTTCAGTTCATGGGCTTCTCCTTAGAGATAGATCCAGAGGAATTAGCCTGCTGGCTGGCTAACGTTAGTCTACGTTACAGCCCACAGAGTCTGGGGCTAGAACGTAGCTAGCTTGCTTACCAGCTGTGTTAGCTCGCTAAAACACAACTGGCAAAGCTATTGAGTCGGCACAGCTGTTGTAAGTCGAATAAAGTTATAGAATATTGTACATTCGCGGTTGGATGGCCGGACATTTCGATCAAGTTCATCtgggctgtttttatttgacttttagCTACTGAGTTAGCCTTCCAAATCTTCCACATTGGCAGAAATGGAGTCATCTCTTGAATTGACCACTTCTTTGACTGGGACGTACCCACCATTGCGGACTCGGATCTTCAAAATTATAGTTATAGGAGACTCCGGTGTGGGTAAGACGTGCCTGACCTACAGATTCTGTGCAGGAAAGTTTCCGGACAAAACGGAGGCCACGATCGGGGTTGACTTTCGGGAGAAAGTTATCGAGATTGACGGCGAGAAAATCAAGGTAAAAGCCCGGATGCTATATAACTGGCAAACTGCTAACTCGTTGCCACTTGTTTCGTTACCATCACCTGCAAACAAAGTCAAGCGGCTTGTCTAGCTGACAAGCCGAGTTAGTGCCTCAGCTTACAGATGAAACGAAAGAACCATAAAACAGTTTTATAGTAGACTGGTACATTATCATTATCTCCCGCCTCATGAAATCGTAGCTAACTAGctgacgttagctagctagctaacgttgacTTGCCAACGTTAAATTATAGCCTATACGTAGTCGTGATTGTTTACTAGCAAACAGCCAACGTCAGCTGTGAAATTGTCATGTAATGCCAACGGAGGCCAGATGGCGTTAGCTAATGTTACTGCAGATTTTATATGTGGCTGTCATTGCCTAACGTTAGCTGCCTAATATGAAATCAATCTGCCAATTCATCCTATTGAGGGAGTTTCCTGTTGGGCGTCTAATGGTCAAAACAGTAGCAACGACATTCTGGATAACACACACCGTAAATAACCTTATGACACGCTGTTTGCATCGATGCATTTGTACCAGATAATCGCTTTCGTCATTAAATGTAGCTAGCAATCATGGGTGAAGAAAACCTGGCTTCGGGGATGAATATTTCATGCCAACCTAAACTACAGCCACTTGAGAATGCGCAGAAATCGAGCAAAATTAGCCCAATTCCAGGGCGATCAGCCTGTCCATGTCTAGGTTTGACAGCTGCATTATAATGAACGCAGTCCTGTAACTACTTGGCTTTATCTAAGCTTTATAGTTTTACGAGCATTCGCTGCGCCTTTGTAGGGTACATACAATGGGTACGCTGGAATAGGttcattgttgttttcttttctttttttgcctgtggCAATCATTCAATCAACATTGACTCCTGTCTTAACTGACACTTTCCCAGTAACAAAAGATGAGCTTTACTTTGCTGCATTGCCTGGGAATAACAGCCACCAGTGCCATCATGCCTGACATAATGTAGCACAGTTAGCCGACACTATAGTACCATTGTATTATGTTGTCAAAATTGACCAGAACACTTCCCGATTTCCGCCTTGAATGGACCGCACACACTTGGGAGATATTTTCGAAAAGGCCGATATTGCACTCCCCCATCGTCCTCCATTGAAAGCTGTTAGGAGTCAGAGAGGCGCTTAGTATCAAAACTGTATTGCGTTGACAGCACAAAACGGCACCTATTTGCAGTTTATGAGACGGACAGGCAAGTGAAACTAAAAGTGTTTTCCAGATTATGCAGGCAATTAAAACGAGTAAAATAGTTGGACTTGGGCCGAGGGAAGAGTTAAGTGTCATTACGCGCTGTGCTCGCTGGTCTTTGTATTCCGCTTGATGCATGCAGTGAACTCTCGCAGTGGGGTTATTGTGAGATAGTGAACAAAATGCGAATGCATATCAAATATCTTATTAATGCACTGCCTTCCACTGCACGAGCGCGTGGCAGCCCTGGAAGCCGTTTCAGCGCCCCTTTGGGCTTGTACCAAAGGAATCAAAACGAAAGCCGTTTCCTGACGTAACTGTTGACCTgcttctgtaaaaaataaaaacacgcaaaaacatgaaaatcttATATAGgctcagttttattttgggaaCGAAAACCCGagtttaaatgtgcttttacCAGTGTCAACACTAACACTCGGGGCAGTAAGATTAAAACCGATTGTAAAAACTGCTTGTAGTGTCAGGGCTCGGAAATCAGTTCCGTTTATATTTCCTGCAGTAGTactttatgtttttaatgttcaaatgcaCTGAGTTGTCCAAGGAAATGTGTTAATTTTACACAGACTGTTTTGACATGTTAGATAAACACAGAATTATCTCAAGTCAGCCTCATTGCATTACGCAAGCTGCAGAATTGGCGTATCCAAGTGCATTATGGTCCTAGCAACACTCTGGGATGATGTAATGGTAACATTGTGCAGTAGATActtgtactgtacatttaaaaagccTCATAGAAATATTAACCATACCCTCCACTTGGTGTGAACCTGAAACCTCAGCTATACATTGCTGTGTTGAACTTtcaatcattttatattttcagacaTGTTTAGCCATAACAATCAcctcttctttttattattttttctataaTTCTTAAGCACTGTGGACTTTTGGCTCATTAATGAggtgagactgagtgtgttcTTCCTCTAATCCACTgtgttcttcctcctcctcctcccccccatcgTCTTCCTCTTACAGTAGAGCTGGCCGTACCATCATTATAAGGCTTGCATCCTTCCTCATTACCTGAAGTAGCCCAGATTAAGCCCAACTCCGGATTATGAGGAGTAGTCCCTGCCCTCGGGAACAGAACCCTTCGGGGTTCTGGTTGCTACCCTGGTTCTGGGTCTGTGATGCCACGCCTCTCCCCTAATGTGCTGTAGAACTCGTAAACCGAATGACCTGCCATAGTTGTCTGGTCTGTCTTGAGCAGCGCAACAAAGTAATGCTAGCTTTGCTATTGACTGTAGTTGTCCAGTACTGATCTAGAACAGCGATGCAGTATATGACTTAAAGTAGGTGCAATACTTGCTGGAAAAATAGTAAATCCTTTGTTACTTATACTTATATCATTCACTGATGGTATTATGAGGCTTTATGTGatatcatttcctgtttgtctcCTTAATGTGCCGTTTGTCTTGTGGTCTTTTGTGATGTGTTTTGTTGCTGTACGTGTAGATGGACTGAAGACGAAAACAAGTTTTTTGCCCTCAGATTCCACATTTTGGAAGTTTGGTTGTAAATTTCACACGGTCACTGAgaaacaattaaaagagcaattaaaaaaataaataaataaaacctaaatgtaatgttaattctTTAAAATTTCTCATTCCTGGTGTTGCACCTGCTTTATCTGGGATGTAGTTTTTATAAAAGCAGCAGACAGAAGCGCATCCTGTGACTCTGAAACGGCGATGCTTGTACGTTAGCGCTTCCCGCGTGTGTGTAGAGGTTCAGCAGCTGGAGGATCAGTGCAGCGCATCCCTGTTCACCGGAGAGAGGCAGTGAGAAGTGCATGAATGACATTCCTGTCGCATGCCGCACGTGCCCTTCTGGACCCTGAAGAATTCAGAATTCACTCGAAATGAGGCCACTCGGTCTTTTCAGCTACGCGTATGAGCTCTCAAACTCCAGATTTCTAACAAAGAGCCTGTGCTTATTTAACTGacattatatgtatattttaaaaaaacatacgcCTATATGCACTAAAAGTATGAAAAGGATAATCACGGAACAGTGAAGTAGCTTAGAAACTTTTTAAACTGAGAGCTCATTGCAGACCTCAGGAAAAAAGTGTgagttattttaaatttgtttgcCTGAAAAACATGTTTCCAGTATCCTAAGTTTGCGTAACGGGTATGTTGAGGGGTAGCAGTTCTTGCTTTGTAAGAGTAATAAATAGCCTAAGACTGTTAACAGAGAGCTACACCGAAGGATGGAGTCCATCGCAGTGAAGTACTGAATGGAGCGAGTCTGGACGGACCCAGACAGGAAATGCTACGCTGTGCGAAAGCTgggctcactcgctcgctctgATTCGCTGGTACATTACCGACGGGCTGTAAGCGTTGAGAGCCTCTTCACGGAGTGTTCCGgcgaggagagggagagcgccTGATTGGGCGGGAGAACTGGCGCCGGGCTGGAGGGCAGAATGCGCATTAGCGGGTAAAACGACACGCGCGCGTCCGTCCGCCGTTTGGTTTTGAAAGGCGGATGAGCTCACGGCTCTCGGcatcaccccccccgccccacccccccccctcacagaacGATGCACAGGGATGGGTTTACAGACGGAACACGGCGAACCCATCCTGCGTGCAGCATTCCGTCAGGCTTCTTCCTCAGCGCTTCCGGATCCACAGTGAGACTCGCGCGGTATTCCTGGACCCCAGAGCGTGGCTGGAGGTGttagtgcagagagagagagagaacccttCACAGTGCCTCCTGGGGATCGCAAGAACTCAAAATGCAGAACGCAGCTATATACCGTCTGGTGTTACTTAATATCAGTTACAGCGTGTATCTCTCCTGCGCTgaagtacagagagagacacacacacacacacacacacaccagtgactCAGTGCTGGTATTGTTAATACTGTTTGCTGTGCTGACACATTGTGactaatgctgtgtgtgtgggtgttccctctgtctgtgtctctctctgggtGTTTGCTGTGGTGTGGGCCCtgttgactgtgtgtgtgtgtgtttgtgtgtgtgtctctctgcaggtgcagCTATGGGACACGGCTGGCCAGGAGCGCTTCCGTAAGAGCATGGTGCAGCACTACTACCGCAACGTGCACGCGGTGGTCTTCGTCTACGACGTCACCAACGCCACCAGCTTCCGCAGCCTGCCGGCCTGGATCGAGGAGTGCCGGCAGCACTCGCTGGGCCAGGAGGTGCCCCGCATCCTGGTGGGCAACAAGTGCGACCTGCGGCACGGGCTGCAGGTGGGCACCGAGGTGGCGCAGAAGTTCGCCGACTCGCACAGCATGCCGCTCTTCGAGACGTCCGCCAAGAACCCCGACGACAACGACCACGTGGAGGCCATCTTCATGACCGTGGCGCACAAGCTGAAGAGCCAGAAGCCGCTGATGCTGAGCCAGGTCcccggggacggggggggtccTGCCCCTGAGGAAGAGCGAGGATGAGGACGAGAAGAGCTGGTCCTGCGGCTGCTGAGGGCATCAGgggaccgccccccccacacaacccaccccccccccaacttcctTTCAATACTCCTTTTTGTTTAAAACTCCTCTTGTTTTCCTGTCAGAAAAAGGTGACTGTGGTGAGGTGAGAGATCTTGCACattccccggggggggggggctgtttttaTGCCCACAGTACTGGGGGGTTAAAGGAGCTCAGTCGGGCCTGTAGCTCTGGGGACGTCTGAGTGCGCAAAAGATGGAAAAACGGTTTCAGAGCTTCAGTGTTCTTTATGTAAGGGTCTCCGTGGCGATGGTTTCCTAGCAGCGGGCCACTGTATCCGGGCTGGAGGCAGCACTGGCCCAACCCGCTCAGTCACCGTGCTTTCGAGGGGGCGGTCCCAGCACCTTCTCCCTCTTCAGGTTTCTGTTTCTGAGTGCATCCCCTCGCTCGTCAGCCGGGGAACGTCGAAACCAGCGAGACGACCGGGGCATAGGAAGGGCCAGGCTGATGACCTCGCTGCGTCTGTCTTCGTAATGTCTTCTGTGGTTGGTCTTTGTCTTGCATTTCAAGTGAGGTTTGACAGGGAgttgcgggtggggggggggggggggggggtggggagggaggggtggtacccaaaaaaaaacgaaagaaaaaacaggaaacgtGTTGAGCAACTGAACTTGTGAGGGCAcactggcgtgtgtgtgcggcttCCCTTGTGACGGTCTCGCGGAAGAGAGCAGGGGAGTTTTACACCATCGCCAGTTCTGACGGGCATCACGCGGCGTGGCTTCCTCCAATGCCACCACAGAcgagacccccctccccccccagcaccagTTTCCACGCGAGGTTCATCAGCGTGCCGTCGATGGGTTAGCGGTTAGCCAGCTGAGCTCAATATGGCCGCCATGACAACAGACAATCTTCACAGGGggtccccaaaaaaaaaaaactacccttATTTTACTGTAGTCCCCGATGCTTTACCTGGGTCTTCCAAGGGTGTGAGTCGATCAGGACCCTGGAGGCTGGCCTTGATTTTCACTCACTGTGGGACTctgattttaaaacaagacTGCAGCCATCGTCAAGGGACAGATCTGGTTTTGGACCGTTTGGTAATGGGCTAAAGTAGACTTAAAAGCGACCCGGGAAGAACACGCAGGTCTGAATGACTTCTCCCTGGGGTTAAGAGGTCGGAGAGGTACGGACATTATCGTAGGCATTCCGAGGTCTGACAGACCAGCGCACCCCAGCTCTGTTTATTTATAACGTCAGATGGGAAGGTTACGAATGGGGGCGGGGTCTCATAttcacatttgcattatttgtCACGTCTTAAACATACAATGTTAATACTGTGTACCCTTTCTCCTGCGCCCACAGGAATGTCATTAATATGCCAGTGCTACGTTAATAAGCCACAAGGCTCTGGACTGTACTGTGTTAGAGGGCAAAAGAGGGCTTTGTTCCTGTAAAattgttgttgtcattgatCTGATTGAGAGATATTAACTGCAGACTACCTACAGACAGACTGTGTGCCTATGCAGGATGTGACTTTGTAAGCAGACGTGTCGATTGATACTTTCACAGAGGAAAGAAGGTCAGTTCCAAGTGTTTATacatgtcctgtgtgtgtgaactcaAATTCGATTCCTTACACACAAAGCTGCTTGAATCTATTTGGCTAGAGACCCACTACAAATCAATGCAGTCATTTACAATACGTGAAGGCTACATACATGTTTCTAGTATAGGGCATGAGAACACAGGTCTCTGAAACCAAATggctttaaaacacaaatatatttatttgaataaagaAGTGCACCCCCTCACTGTCATGGATATAAATCAACAGTCTTTAAAATGACAATGTCCTGTATTTGGGATATGTTCCCATACGTCTTCTGGTCAGTCGAGGCTTTAGGATGACAGGGTCAAGCGGCATTGTGGGATTTTCTTTCAGAAAGGCTCTCTGGAGTCTTACTGATGCAGTACTGTACTGCGTTTGAGGGACATGCACTACAAGGGAAACCAAACATCTTAAGAATACTGATCTGcagaattgcaaataaaaaaataaagaagaaactGTCACCATTTGCCAGTAAGTCTGTTAAGTGAAATagggtttttttctgtgaaatgcattgagttCAGAAACCACTACATTAAGGAATTAAAGTATAAACAGTTATGACCAACAGTTGTGTGTAAAACGTTCATGACCAACTTTGCTAAGCAGAGAGCAGGCATTATCAAACGCGAGTTACCTGTCTGCTTAAGGgtacttttcttttaaaaggacAGGTGTAATAAATCCCCTTTAAACGGCTGtgagctttctttctttcccactGAACCCTCACCGTGGAGTACAGTTAGGAGTGTTAATGAGGAACGTGTGTTAATTTAACTTCTGTACTCCCCAACACAAGAGGACCCTAACAGTTACTGGACAAAGGTCTTTGATAACTTCAGAGATACGACACTGAAAATCCTTCCTGGACTGTTGCATAAAAGCCTGCGCTTCTTCCCCATGAGAGCAGCCGTTTTTTGTCGCTTGTTCAGTAGACACGTGACTAAAATACAGTCGGCCATATTCACTGCTTTGCCTCGCCTTTCGGGAAAATGATGGGAATTATGCGGGAAAAGGGGAACATGGATTTCTGTGTATCCGACCTCATACGCACCAAAGCCAAAAACTCTGGATATAAACGttatcatcaaaaaaaaaaaaaacaaggaaaataaaaaaataaaaactgacaaaaatgagaaaataggGAAAGTGTGGACATTGCTCTCAGATGTCTCAAAGGCAGCACTTGTCTGTAGCATTAAGCAGCATTACCAGTAGTAAATAGCTGAATTGGCCCTCCATATATTAAAAgacatacaaatataaaatgtatgctaTTTGCCGCAGAGCAACTTAAAACAACTGATATAATTTTCAGTTATGCAGATGGATGTTTTCTAAAGAAACTCAAGTTCATTGGTAGGTTGCAGATCCTTACTTTAAGTTGCAAGATGATCGCAGTTCCTTGTCCTTACACTTTAGCGAAATGATTTGACCCGATCATTTACGTTCTGACGGTGATCCCATTTTCAATGTGCACGTGCTGATTCAGGAATTCCAGGTACATGTTGATTTTCTGGGGTCCTGTCTGGGGTTTTATCGCCACCTGCTGGAGAGAAATGGATTCATCTGTCACGTGTTTGCGTCTTAACCACTTCATATCAAAAATACATAACAATGGTACAATCAAACATCGTTGTctaattttataataatagGCCTTCTCCTTAATGAAATGGTCTAACAGACTAACTTTTAGTAATAGTAATGCAACGGTCTAAATCTGAAATATACCTACCTGCCAATCTCTAAGCTTTAGTTGCTCCTAGTTAATAACAGTATTAAGGTACATATTTGATTATGTCCTTTGCCTGGGTGATTTATTTGAGTGCTGACTGGAACAGTCTATGGAAGAAGAAGACGacgaagaagatgatgatgatgattagctggaattaaataaattaacttgaACAAGGATTTTGTGGCGCAGATCGATACAGATAGCTACTGATGAAGTAATTCCCTGGACAAGACCCGGGTGAAATGATCTGTCAATCACTTTAACCGGAAAACACTTCCTGTCATGCTGCGGGAGACCGGAGGAAGAACAGGCTTGGGCTACAAAAGGCAATTCAGGAGGAAGAactatgacatcactgctgtgtgtggCCATCTACTGTAAATCACAGTGTAGACTTACAATTCGCGAATGGAAACCCTCTAATTGATGTTCATCTATTGGTGTTCCACATGCGTACTGCGGCTCGTGCAGCCGGTTTTTTACACACGTCAGACTGGAGCTGTCACAGCACAGTTAATGCTGCAGCCGCACAGTCACGCTGTCGGGGCGTGGGCTCATAACACAACCCAAAGCTGCCCTGATAGCCTCTTTATCGCCTCCATCTTCACTCTCGGGCACTCAAAGCGCATTGTGCTCTTTAAGAAAGCTTGTCGTGCCCCCGTCAGTCTTCACAGATCATGCGTTGACCTgctactaaaaataaataaataaacgctaTACCTCTGCTGCAAACCTCTTATGTACCGTCTCATCTTTCCTTCCTCTCCAGTCTTTCCAAACACTGCTTCCTGATATTCAGACCTCCGCTCTGTTATCACAGATGCCTCGCCGATATCCGCTCTGGGATGGCCGCCAAAGTAGGTTTTACAATTCACTTTGAAAATACAGATTTCTGCAACCGCTCAACTGTCAGCATACACGCTACGGTGCAGTTTCAAAAAGCTTCCACACGGGGGAACCAGATCAGCATGCAAATTCAttccagaaaatgtttttttttttcctgagggaGGGGAAGCTAATGCTCAGTATCATAAAGTAATTTGATCTGATCCAACCCCTCCTCCTTACTCTTGAAGGTAGGTCTAACAAAATCCTGTCTTCTGCGAAATaagagctagctaacattgcaGTATTTATCTCagagaaaaacatatttcacagcTGGGAGATACTTAAAGCAGTTCACGTTAAGTACCTCCTTGCTAAAGGGTATAGTGCGGCGGTGTTGTCTTAAGTCCAGGAGGTGGAAAATCGCCTTCTTTGATTTCGGGGGCAAATTAAACAGCTTGGAATTCACAGAGTCAGACAAATGCACCAATTTGCATGGAAAGGGCTGGCCACagtttgtaataaaacaatatcATTACCCTAGGGATGAGAACAGAAGCCCAATCAGCCATCCAGCATGCTGCGCAATACATTGTGCACAGAGTTCTCTATCAGAAATGACTAATGGTAGCATTACAGGGGCAACAATAGCGCTCCCCTCAGTCACGGTTCACTCCTTCAGTAATCCTTTGAAAAAATATGCCGTGAATGTAGActctaccccaccccctcttgcATTGAACAGCCCTAAGAAAGATAAACGCCATTATGAAGAGCAAAATGAAGCAGTGGATAGCCATGGACACAGCTGAGTGTGCGGCCCCTGGACTGCTAGGTGGCTCGTCCTGTTAAAGGGCGGTTTTAGTGCGCCTTGTGGAAAGTCTGGTTTCAAATTCGGACTTTGCAAACGCTGGCTACAGCTGAGAGTCTCGCGGGGTGGCATACAGTTGGCTCAAACGTCGCCCGGGGATGGCGGTTGGTCAGGGTTACAGCGGTTTATAGCTGAC
This region of Anguilla anguilla isolate fAngAng1 chromosome 5, fAngAng1.pri, whole genome shotgun sequence genomic DNA includes:
- the rab33ba gene encoding RAB33B, member RAS oncogene family a; its protein translation is MESSLELTTSLTGTYPPLRTRIFKIIVIGDSGVGKTCLTYRFCAGKFPDKTEATIGVDFREKVIEIDGEKIKVQLWDTAGQERFRKSMVQHYYRNVHAVVFVYDVTNATSFRSLPAWIEECRQHSLGQEVPRILVGNKCDLRHGLQVGTEVAQKFADSHSMPLFETSAKNPDDNDHVEAIFMTVAHKLKSQKPLMLSQVPGDGGGPAPEEERG